The following is a genomic window from Salinibacterium sp. UTAS2018.
TGCTGCCGTGGCAGAAGGCCGCAGCTTCGGCGATGGCCCCAAGCTGATTTTGGCCAAGCCCAATTCGTTCATGAACCTGTCGGGTGGCCCCACTGCCGCACTGATGAGGTTCTACAAGATTCCTGTTGAGCGCCTCATTGTCGTGCACGATGAACTCGACATCGACTTCGACACCGTGAAGCTCAAGACCGGTGGCGGGCACGGAGGCCACAACGGCATCCGCGATATTGCTGCCGCTGTCGGCTCTCCTGACTTCACCCGCGTTCGCGTCGGTATTGGTCGCCCTCCCGGCCGCCAGCCGGCCGCTGATTTCGTGCTCCGTGACTTTTCGGGTGAGGAGCGCAAGGTTCTGCCGAACCTGCTTGGCGATGCTGCGGATGCCGTAGTCATGGTCGCTCAAGAGGGTCTCGAAGCGGCCCAGCAACGCTTCCATAGCCCGCGCTAGTTCTGCCGGCGCGAGCCCGTCTCGTGCCGAGCGACTACGTCGCTCGGTGCCCCGCGTAATTCTGCTGCGCTGTGGGTGAACTCTCATCGCAGCGTCGGTGGCCGCGAGTAGAGTAAACCGGTGACTCTCGACGGAATTATCTCAGCACTTTCGCGCGCCCAAACCGTAGAGAGCGCCCTGCGGTACTCCGAGCGCAGCGCTGACTTCTCTCTCGTCGAAGGGCTACGGGCGCCCCTCATTGGTGGCCTTCTTACCGCGACCGACGCACCGCGCTCGATGCTCGCGGTTACCGCGACCGGCCGCGAGTCTGAGTCACTACGCCGCTCTCTCGCCAGCTATCTTCCCGACGCTCAGATCGTGGAGTTCCCCGCGTGGGAAACTTTGCCGCACGAACGCTTGAGCCCCAGCGCCGAAACCGTGGGTAAGCGGATGCAGGCGCTGCGCGACTTGGCGAAGTGGCAGGCGAACCCGGTGGGCCAGTTTGTGCTGGTGGCATCCGTTCGAGCAGCACTGCAACCTATTGCAGACAACCTCATCACGATCGAACCGGTCATCCTCACCAAGGGCGGTCGCAACTACGACCTCTCCGCTCTGTCAGCGCGACTCGTGGCACTGGCATATTCCCGAGTCGACATGGTTACTCGTCGCGGTGAGTTCGCCGTGCGCGGCGGCATTCTCGACGTGTTTGCTCCCAACCATGAGCATCCGCTTCGTCTTGAATTCTTCGGTGATGAGCTTGAGCAGTTGCGCGAGTTCTCGGTGGCTGACCAGCGTTCAATCGACGGCGACATTGAGTACGCCGAGCTTGTGCCGAGTCGTGAACTGCTCCTCAGTGATTCGGTGCGGCAGCGCGCTCGCGAAATGCAGCACGAGTTTCCAAGCCTTTCGACGATGCTCGCGAAGATTGCCGAGGGCATTCCGGTCGACGGCATGGAGTCGCTCGCGCCCGCGCTCGTCGACAAGCTCGTGCCGCTGACGCACTACCTTCCTCCGGATGCCGCGATTGCGGTTCTTTCGCCCGAGAAAGTTTCTTCGCGTGCAGTGAACCTCGCCGAGACCAACCAAGAATTCTTGAGCGCGGCGTGGAACGCCGCGACCGCTGGGGCCGAAGCGCCCATTGATTTGGACGCCGGTGACTTTGTCACTCTGAACAAGCTGCGCGCCTCCGCCGGGGATCGTCCCTGGTGGACCCTCAGCACATTTGATTCGGGCGAAGCGGATGCCGCGAACCTGATCGATGCGGCCGAAGAAGCATCCGAATACGTGCGTATCGATGCCACCGCCACGCCCTCGTTCGCGGGAACCCTCGATGGTGCTCTCGACCATGTGGGTACGCTGCTCGCTGACGGCTGGACGGTCGCGATCGTTGCCGAAGGTACCGGGCTCGTGGAGCGCACGGCCGACCTGCTGGGGGAGCGCGAGCTCTCGGGCCGCGCGGTTGAGGCATTCCCCGAGACCACGGAACCCGGCGTCGCGTACTTGCTTCGCGCATCCGTCGACCATGGTTTTGCCATGCCCGAAGCCAAGCTGGCGGTGTTGAGCGAAGGTGAGTTCTTCGGCCGCTCGGTCGGCTACGCCTCGCGGCCAGCGCGCAAGCTCGCCACCCGCCGCAAGAATGTCGTCGACCCGCTGCAGCTCAAGAGCGGCGACCACGTCGTGCACCAGACCCACGGCATCGGCAAGTTCATCGAACTCGTCACCCGCCAGGTCAGCACGGGCGGCCGTAATGCGGTCAAGACGCAGCGCGAATTTCTCGTGCTTGAGTACGCGCCCAACAAGCGCGGGTACCCCGGTGACAAGCTCTACGTGCCCACCGATCAGCTCGACCTGCTGTCGCGCTATGTCGGCGGTGAGGCACCCTCGCTCAACAAGATGGGCGGCACCGACTGGTCGGCGGCCAAGAGCAAAGCGCGCAAGGCCGTTCGCGACATCGCAGTTGAGCTCGTTAAGCTCTACAGTGCACGCATGGCCAGCAAGGGCCACGCGTTCGGGCCGGATACCCCGTGGCAGCGCGAGCTTGAAGAAGCCTTCGCGTATGCCGAAACTCCCGACCAGTTGACGACGATCGACGAAGTTAAAGCCGACATGCAAAGCCCGGTTCCGATGGACCGCCTTCTCAGCGGAGACGTCGGATACGGCAAGACCGAGGTCGCCGTTCGTGCCGCCTTCAAGGCTGTTCAAGACGGCAAGCAGGTCGCGATGATCGTGCCGACGACCCTGTTGGTGCGCCAGCACATGGAAACCTTCGCCGATCGCTTCGCCGGCTTCCCCGTGCACTTGCGGGCGCTCAGCCGCTTCCAGACCGAGAAAGAGTCACGCGAAACCATTGCCGGCCTCGCCGACGGCACCGTGGATGTCGTCATCGGCACACACCGCTTGCTCTCCAAGAGCGTCGCGTTCAAAGACCTCGGGCTCGTCATCATCGATGAGGAGCAGCGTTTCGGCGTTGAGCACAAAGATGCGCTCAAGAAGCTCAAGACCAACGTCGACATCCTGGCGATGACCGCGACCCCGATTCCCCGCACGCTCGAGATGGCCGTCACGGGCATCCGCGAAATGTCGACTCTTGCGACGCCGCCCGAAGACCGCCATCCGATTCTTAGCTTCGTTGGCCCGTATTCCGAGCGTCAGGTTGGCGCGGCCATCCGCCGTGAGCTGCTGCGCGAAGGCCAGGTCTTCTACGTGCACAACCGCGTGAGCTCGATCAACCGGGTGGCGGCCAAAATTGCCGAACTGGTGCCGGATGCTCGCATCGCGATCGCCCACGGCCAAATGCCCGAAGCGGCGCTCGAGCAAGTGATGGTCGACTTCTGGGACCGCAAGTTCGACGTGCTCGTCTCGACGACGATTGTGGAAACTGGGCTCGACATCCCGAACGCCAACACGCTCATTATCGACCGTGCCGACAAGTACGGCCTCAGCCAGCTTCACCAGTTGCGCGGGCGAGTGGGTCGTGGCCGCGAACGCGCCTATGCGTATTTCTTGTATGACGAAGAGAAGCCGCTGAGCGAGACCGCGCACGAACGCCTCGACACGATCGCCGCGAATAACGAGCTCGGCGCCGGAATGCAGATCGCCATGAAGGACCTCGAAATTCGTGGTGCCGGAAACCTGCTCGGTGGCGAACAGTCTGGCCACATTGCCGGGGTGGGTTTCGACCTGTACTTGCGGATGATCGGCGAGGCCGTCTCCACTTTCCGTGGCGATGTCGCCGAAGGTCAGACCGAACTGCGCCTCGAACTGCCGGTGGATGCCAGCATTCCCGAAGACTACGTCGAGAGCGAGCGATTGCGACTCGAGGCCTACCAGAAGCTCTCCACGGCCAGCTCGCCCTCGGCATCCGCCGACAGCATCGATCGTGTGCTCGACGAGCTGACCGACCGCTATGGCGAGCCACCCGAGGAAGTGAAGCACCTCATCGCGGTCTCGCGTTTGCGTCGGATGTCGCAACGCTTGAAGCTGAGCGAAGTGGTCGTCATGGGAGACAAGCTGCGCATCGCGCCGGCCGATCTTCTCGACTCCAAGCAAGTGCGATTGCAGCGCATGTACCCGGGCTCGAAGTACCACTCGGCCGCGTCGACGGCGATCATTCCGCTGCCGACCGGTGCCGACGATGGCGCGCTCATCGACTGGGCGAAGGATCTTCTGGTGTCAGTGTTTGGCGCTCAAGACACCGTCGAAGAGCTCAAAGAAGTCGCACTCGCGGCCGAAGCTGCCGAGAAGCTTGCCGTCGACAAGGCGGCAGCGAAAGCGAAAGAGGCAAAGGAAAGCAAGGATGCCGGCTCCGCATCCGCACCGAAGAAGTAGCTAACCGGTAGCGGTGTCAGCCGGGGCGCGAATCTTCGGAGATAGGCTCCGCCGGTGCGGCCTCCACGGAGACGGGCGCCGGGGCTTCAGGAGCCGGCGTTTCTGGCGCTGCTGCGGCGGCCTCCGTTTCGAGACTCACAGGCTTTGGCTTCGGCGTAAACGCGAGCGGATTGCGGCGACCATCAATGCGATGAACGCCCCCGATGGCCATCGGGATGAGCACGAGCGAGCGCAGGTCGATCAGTGCGTGGGCGATGATCGTCACGAGAATACTGCCAGTGAGCACGTAGATGGCCATGAAGATGGCACCGAGCACCGTGGTCACGATGATGCCTGCCAGACCTTGGTACGAGTGCATGAGGCCGAACAGCAGCAGGCTAGCGATAATCGCGACGACGGCGTTGCCAGTGGTAGCGAACAGCAGCGCGGGTAGTGCGAGGCGAAAGAGTAGTTCTTCGACGACTCCGGCGTTGATCGAGAGTAATCCGCCCAGCACGAGCTCTTGGCGGTTGCGCGGGAGGATCGCTTGAACGTCGCCGACGGCCACCACCTCTTCGCCCTCTTTGCGCACCGCGATGATTGCGAGAACGGTGACCGCAATGAACCCGATAGCGAGCCCGATCAGCACCCCAGCGGTCACGGTGGGGTGGGCGGCAAACACGTTGAGTAGCCAGGACACCCATGACCAAGCCTGTACCTGGCGCAGCAGGGGAGTGGCGAATGCTCCACTTGCCAGTAACGTAACCAGAGCGAGACCACCGAACAGCGAGAACGAGATCAGCAGCCAGCGGCGCAGCATGAGCTGGCGACGCTTCGTGGTGCGAAAGCGCTTAAAACGACGATATTCGCGTTGGTCACGGCGAAACGTTCTTATCGCAAGGGTCGCAAGGACTCCAAGGAGCACGACCCAGAGCAGGGCGAGCATGAGCGGGTGTGCGGGGTCAAGCATGCACCAATCGTGCCACGGGCTGGCTGGATGCTCGACCCGGTCCACGCGCTCCGTGTGAGTCGTGCGGGCACGCGGAGGTCAGCAGGCGCCCCACATGCCGAGCTTTGCGGCGTAGGCGTCGTCTTCCGCGTCGCGCAGTTCGGGCCAAAAGCGGTCGTTGAGCCCGACCTTGAGGGCTTCGGCAGCGCCGAGTTCGACCATGGCAAGGTTCACGAGCGTGCCGTCCTGAAGGTAGACGTACAGGAGCGAGCGGCCGTAGCGGTCCTCGGGCTCACGGTCTTCGAGCGCCCATACGTCCGTGCCCTCCGGGAGGAAGTCGCGCAGGAGGTCCCGGGCTTCGATTCCGTAGCATTCTTCGGCATCCGGCTGCTGTTGGCTGGCGAGTTCGGGGGTGTCGAGCCCGATCATGCGTACCTTCAGCTCCTCGGTGCCGTCGTCGAGGTAGAGGGTGTCGCCATCGTGCACATAGTTGACGGTCGCCGCGAAAGCGCCCGAGGGGATGTCGTTTCCGCTCGTGGCTTCAGCTTCGCTCGCGGCAGTATCGGTGGCGGATGTCGTCGGTGCTTCGGATGCCGAACCCGAGCTCTCCGCGCTTCCCACCAGCGATGCGCCATCGCTCGTTGCACCCGGCGAGGTGGCGCCAGAATAGGCGGCAGCGGCGGCGCCGCCCACGAGGGCGAGAACGATGATGACGCCCACGAGGCGAGTACGTTTTTGGGGAGCAGACACGCCACGATTCTCGCATGCGGGCGGGCTCAGCGGCGCGAGTAGGGTTGCCCTGGCAACGTAACGTTACCGACTTGTCGTTCCGCTAGTCCGCGTCGCCAATGCGGTGACCCTTTCCG
Proteins encoded in this region:
- the pth gene encoding aminoacyl-tRNA hydrolase — protein: MDDQWLVVGLGNPGPGYAGNRHNVGHMVLAHLADELSATFKNHKANAAVAEGRSFGDGPKLILAKPNSFMNLSGGPTAALMRFYKIPVERLIVVHDELDIDFDTVKLKTGGGHGGHNGIRDIAAAVGSPDFTRVRVGIGRPPGRQPAADFVLRDFSGEERKVLPNLLGDAADAVVMVAQEGLEAAQQRFHSPR
- the mfd gene encoding transcription-repair coupling factor, with the translated sequence MTLDGIISALSRAQTVESALRYSERSADFSLVEGLRAPLIGGLLTATDAPRSMLAVTATGRESESLRRSLASYLPDAQIVEFPAWETLPHERLSPSAETVGKRMQALRDLAKWQANPVGQFVLVASVRAALQPIADNLITIEPVILTKGGRNYDLSALSARLVALAYSRVDMVTRRGEFAVRGGILDVFAPNHEHPLRLEFFGDELEQLREFSVADQRSIDGDIEYAELVPSRELLLSDSVRQRAREMQHEFPSLSTMLAKIAEGIPVDGMESLAPALVDKLVPLTHYLPPDAAIAVLSPEKVSSRAVNLAETNQEFLSAAWNAATAGAEAPIDLDAGDFVTLNKLRASAGDRPWWTLSTFDSGEADAANLIDAAEEASEYVRIDATATPSFAGTLDGALDHVGTLLADGWTVAIVAEGTGLVERTADLLGERELSGRAVEAFPETTEPGVAYLLRASVDHGFAMPEAKLAVLSEGEFFGRSVGYASRPARKLATRRKNVVDPLQLKSGDHVVHQTHGIGKFIELVTRQVSTGGRNAVKTQREFLVLEYAPNKRGYPGDKLYVPTDQLDLLSRYVGGEAPSLNKMGGTDWSAAKSKARKAVRDIAVELVKLYSARMASKGHAFGPDTPWQRELEEAFAYAETPDQLTTIDEVKADMQSPVPMDRLLSGDVGYGKTEVAVRAAFKAVQDGKQVAMIVPTTLLVRQHMETFADRFAGFPVHLRALSRFQTEKESRETIAGLADGTVDVVIGTHRLLSKSVAFKDLGLVIIDEEQRFGVEHKDALKKLKTNVDILAMTATPIPRTLEMAVTGIREMSTLATPPEDRHPILSFVGPYSERQVGAAIRRELLREGQVFYVHNRVSSINRVAAKIAELVPDARIAIAHGQMPEAALEQVMVDFWDRKFDVLVSTTIVETGLDIPNANTLIIDRADKYGLSQLHQLRGRVGRGRERAYAYFLYDEEKPLSETAHERLDTIAANNELGAGMQIAMKDLEIRGAGNLLGGEQSGHIAGVGFDLYLRMIGEAVSTFRGDVAEGQTELRLELPVDASIPEDYVESERLRLEAYQKLSTASSPSASADSIDRVLDELTDRYGEPPEEVKHLIAVSRLRRMSQRLKLSEVVVMGDKLRIAPADLLDSKQVRLQRMYPGSKYHSAASTAIIPLPTGADDGALIDWAKDLLVSVFGAQDTVEELKEVALAAEAAEKLAVDKAAAKAKEAKESKDAGSASAPKK
- a CDS encoding CPBP family intramembrane glutamic endopeptidase; this encodes MLDPAHPLMLALLWVVLLGVLATLAIRTFRRDQREYRRFKRFRTTKRRQLMLRRWLLISFSLFGGLALVTLLASGAFATPLLRQVQAWSWVSWLLNVFAAHPTVTAGVLIGLAIGFIAVTVLAIIAVRKEGEEVVAVGDVQAILPRNRQELVLGGLLSINAGVVEELLFRLALPALLFATTGNAVVAIIASLLLFGLMHSYQGLAGIIVTTVLGAIFMAIYVLTGSILVTIIAHALIDLRSLVLIPMAIGGVHRIDGRRNPLAFTPKPKPVSLETEAAAAAPETPAPEAPAPVSVEAAPAEPISEDSRPG
- a CDS encoding thermonuclease family protein, giving the protein MSAPQKRTRLVGVIIVLALVGGAAAAAYSGATSPGATSDGASLVGSAESSGSASEAPTTSATDTAASEAEATSGNDIPSGAFAATVNYVHDGDTLYLDDGTEELKVRMIGLDTPELASQQQPDAEECYGIEARDLLRDFLPEGTDVWALEDREPEDRYGRSLLYVYLQDGTLVNLAMVELGAAEALKVGLNDRFWPELRDAEDDAYAAKLGMWGAC